Proteins encoded in a region of the Nicotiana tomentosiformis chromosome 9, ASM39032v3, whole genome shotgun sequence genome:
- the LOC104087671 gene encoding glucose-6-phosphate/phosphate translocator 1, chloroplastic-like isoform X2, protein MNELPVKLNQIILFLFQREQVLWELRYQILHLKFRNILSNKGIKRKSVSGIRNAVKRISVGVASIIIFQIHVRLINALEAAIVIIGTFFYSQIKIKNLEFEEPILEECAEQVEAL, encoded by the exons ATGAATGAACTTCCCGTGAAATTAAATCAAATTATTTTATTTCTCTTTCAAAGAGAACAA GTTTTATGGGAGCTGCGATATCAAATCCTACATTTGAAGTTCCGAAATATATTATCAAACAAAGGAATAAAAAGAAAGTCTGTTAGTGGGATAAG AAATGCAGTGAAGCGAATATCTGTTGGTGTTGCCTCCATCATAATCTTCCAAATACATGTTCGACTCATCAATGCACTTGAAGCTGCCATTGTAATCATAGGAACCTTCTTTTATTCACAA ATCAAGATCAAGAACTTGGAGTTTGAAGAACCTATCCTTGAAGAATGTGCGGAGCAAGTTGAAGCATTATAG
- the LOC104087671 gene encoding uncharacterized protein isoform X1, protein MNELPVKLNQIILFLFQREQVLWELRYQILHLKFRNILSNKGIKRKSVSGIRYYAVKRISVGVASIIIFQIHVRLINALEAAIVIIGTFFYSQIKIKNLEFEEPILEECAEQVEAL, encoded by the exons ATGAATGAACTTCCCGTGAAATTAAATCAAATTATTTTATTTCTCTTTCAAAGAGAACAA GTTTTATGGGAGCTGCGATATCAAATCCTACATTTGAAGTTCCGAAATATATTATCAAACAAAGGAATAAAAAGAAAGTCTGTTAGTGGGATAAGGTATTATGCAG TGAAGCGAATATCTGTTGGTGTTGCCTCCATCATAATCTTCCAAATACATGTTCGACTCATCAATGCACTTGAAGCTGCCATTGTAATCATAGGAACCTTCTTTTATTCACAA ATCAAGATCAAGAACTTGGAGTTTGAAGAACCTATCCTTGAAGAATGTGCGGAGCAAGTTGAAGCATTATAG